The DNA window AGAGCGTTGACAATAGCCCGCCCCGCTTCAAGGTCGACATCTACCAGTGTTGTCTTGTCCATTCCAACACTCCATCGGGAACGGCGTCAACGGCAGCAAGAAGTTGCCACGCTTCCTGCATGGTCCAGCTCTCGTACCGGCTCTGCTCGGACCATTTGAGGGTATCTTCCCAGTTCACGCTGAACTGCGGCGAATGCCGCATCCGTGCTGCCAGGACATCGCTCAGGCCGGCGAGTCTCACAAGGTCTCGAATGCTATGGGTGAAAAGGTCACGCGAGTAGGTGGCGCTCGGCGGGTACTCGTACTGCCGGATCTGCCGCGCAATGCACGCTTTGAGACCGCACTCGACGGCATAGCCTGCCAGGTAGTATGCCCCAGAGTAGCGAGCACTCTGGAAGAGGGCCTTCGCAGCGTCCAGGCGCTCCTCTGCCAACCGTTGGAGATCAGACCGGTTCACGCCCCCTCCGCGCCACAGCCTCGCGACCGGAACATGCGTTCTGGTGGACGCTACCATCGCAGCCGGGGGTTGCGCCGTCAAGACAGGCCGGCAGCCATCCAGGGCGATTGCATGTTGATGTCGTCGTGCCGCCGCGTCGGGGCTTGAAAGCCCCGCCTACCATCCTGCAGTCGCTGCGCGACGCGCCAGTCGCACCAGTGCCTGCCGTTCCCGACGGCCGTCGCGCAGCGACGGCATGCGTGTAGGCGGGGACGTCAGTCCCCGACCGCCCGTTCCAAGATGCTTCGGGGACACCAATGAACATGCAATCGCCCTGGGCAGCCATCG is part of the Chloroflexota bacterium genome and encodes:
- a CDS encoding HEPN domain-containing protein, giving the protein MNRSDLQRLAEERLDAAKALFQSARYSGAYYLAGYAVECGLKACIARQIRQYEYPPSATYSRDLFTHSIRDLVRLAGLSDVLAARMRHSPQFSVNWEDTLKWSEQSRYESWTMQEAWQLLAAVDAVPDGVLEWTRQHW